One Pseudodesulfovibrio cashew DNA window includes the following coding sequences:
- a CDS encoding phosphomannomutase/phosphoglucomutase gives MKPINQRIFRAYDIRGIVDEDFDAEWVRELARACGTYFLGKGWTRALLGHDCRASSPEYQRAMAEGLSATGLDVVCLDQVSSPVFYFAAKHLGFEAGVMITASHNPSEYNGFKVWGGKSTIFGDEVRAIYKIMRKGEYPSGAGLVSRHDIIPSYKEDLLSRCTLARPVKIVVDGGNGAAGDLTADILEAAGAEVVRLYCEPDGTFPNHHPDPVVEAYVEDLKAKVVEVGADAGVGLDGDGDRIGAVDETGRLMFGDQLLAIYARDLLKGFPGVGVVADVKCSHLLFKDVEDHGGKAEMCITGHSIVKGRMIETGAAIGGEMSGHMFFFHGYHGFDDATYGALKLAEILSKNHKPLSRYLEDWPTTYNTPEIRMDCPEAIKFEVVARAQAYFKERFEVIDMDGARVEFGDGWGLVRASNTQGALVLRFEAESEARLAEIREIMETPVRAWIEELGG, from the coding sequence ATGAAACCGATCAATCAGCGGATTTTCCGCGCCTATGACATCCGAGGCATTGTGGACGAGGACTTCGACGCCGAGTGGGTGCGGGAGCTCGCCCGCGCCTGCGGAACCTATTTTCTGGGCAAGGGGTGGACCCGCGCCCTGCTCGGGCATGACTGCCGGGCCTCGTCGCCCGAGTATCAGCGGGCCATGGCCGAGGGGCTGTCCGCCACCGGGCTGGACGTGGTCTGCCTGGACCAGGTCTCCTCGCCGGTCTTCTATTTCGCGGCCAAGCACCTCGGGTTCGAGGCCGGGGTGATGATCACCGCCTCGCACAACCCGAGCGAATACAACGGGTTCAAGGTCTGGGGCGGCAAGTCCACCATCTTCGGGGACGAGGTCCGGGCCATCTACAAGATCATGCGCAAGGGCGAATACCCTTCCGGCGCGGGGCTCGTCTCCCGGCACGACATCATCCCCTCCTACAAGGAGGACCTGCTCTCCCGCTGCACCCTGGCCCGGCCGGTCAAGATCGTAGTGGACGGGGGCAACGGCGCGGCGGGCGACCTGACCGCCGATATCCTTGAGGCCGCCGGGGCCGAGGTGGTCCGCCTCTACTGCGAGCCGGACGGCACCTTTCCCAACCACCACCCCGACCCGGTGGTGGAGGCGTATGTGGAAGACCTCAAGGCCAAAGTGGTCGAGGTCGGCGCGGACGCGGGCGTGGGCCTGGACGGCGACGGCGACCGCATCGGGGCAGTGGACGAGACCGGACGGCTCATGTTCGGCGACCAGCTCCTGGCCATCTATGCCCGCGATCTGCTCAAGGGATTTCCCGGCGTGGGCGTGGTGGCGGACGTCAAGTGCTCCCACCTGCTGTTCAAGGACGTGGAGGACCACGGCGGCAAGGCCGAGATGTGCATAACCGGCCACTCCATCGTCAAGGGCCGGATGATCGAGACCGGCGCGGCCATCGGCGGCGAGATGTCCGGGCACATGTTCTTCTTCCACGGCTACCACGGGTTCGACGACGCCACTTACGGCGCGCTCAAGCTCGCGGAAATCCTGAGCAAGAATCACAAGCCGCTCTCCCGCTACCTGGAGGACTGGCCGACCACGTACAACACGCCGGAGATCCGCATGGACTGCCCCGAGGCCATCAAGTTCGAGGTGGTGGCCCGTGCCCAGGCCTATTTCAAGGAGCGCTTCGAGGTCATCGACATGGACGGCGCGCGGGTGGAGTTCGGCGACGGCTGGGGCCTGGTCCGCGCCTCCAACACCCAGGGCGCGCTGGTGCTCCGCTTCGAGGCCGAATCCGAGGCCCGACTGGCCGAAATCCGGGAGATCATGGAAACCCCGGTCCGCGCCTGGATCGAGGAACTCGGAGGGTAG
- the hflK gene encoding FtsH protease activity modulator HflK, translating into MNWDWEKLQKQQQGRPGGKPPSFDDFQDQLEKFKQFKLPGWKLILPVLILLWAASGFYIVEPDEVGVVQQFGEFNRITTAGPNYHIPYPVESVLTPKVTQIRRIEFGFRSSGRARVQNFQQGVSREVPEEALMLTGDENIVSVQFIVQYMIKDAKDYLFNVYDPSGTIVHAGEAAMREVIGNGKIDDALTTGKQEIQVQTRDLMQKILDSYQTGISIVAVQMQNVHPPEQVVDAFKDVASAREDKSRFINEAEAYQRDILPKARGEASRVINGAQAYKEAKVRKAEGDASHFLAVLKEYEKAKDITRERLYLEAMEGILQNPEVEKLIMSDNALKQSVPYLPLGQLPRSGATATPKATK; encoded by the coding sequence ATGAATTGGGATTGGGAAAAATTACAAAAGCAGCAACAGGGGCGTCCCGGCGGCAAGCCGCCGAGCTTTGACGATTTCCAGGATCAACTGGAGAAATTCAAGCAGTTCAAACTACCGGGCTGGAAGCTGATCCTGCCGGTCTTGATCCTGCTCTGGGCCGCTTCCGGTTTCTACATCGTCGAGCCCGACGAAGTGGGCGTGGTCCAGCAGTTCGGCGAGTTCAACCGGATCACCACGGCCGGACCCAACTACCACATCCCCTACCCGGTGGAGTCGGTCCTGACCCCCAAGGTCACGCAGATCCGGCGCATCGAGTTCGGGTTCCGGTCTTCGGGCCGGGCGCGGGTGCAGAATTTCCAGCAGGGCGTGAGCCGCGAGGTGCCGGAAGAGGCGCTCATGCTCACCGGTGACGAGAACATCGTCTCCGTGCAGTTCATCGTCCAGTACATGATCAAGGACGCCAAGGACTACCTGTTCAACGTCTATGACCCGTCCGGGACCATCGTCCACGCGGGCGAGGCGGCCATGCGCGAGGTCATCGGCAACGGCAAGATCGACGACGCCCTGACCACCGGCAAGCAGGAGATTCAGGTCCAGACCCGCGATCTGATGCAGAAGATCCTCGATTCCTATCAGACCGGCATCAGCATCGTTGCCGTGCAGATGCAGAACGTGCATCCGCCGGAACAGGTGGTGGACGCGTTCAAGGACGTGGCCAGCGCCCGCGAGGACAAGAGCCGGTTCATCAACGAGGCCGAGGCCTACCAGCGCGACATCCTGCCCAAGGCCCGAGGCGAAGCGTCCCGGGTCATCAACGGAGCCCAGGCCTACAAGGAGGCCAAGGTGCGTAAGGCCGAAGGTGACGCGTCCCACTTCCTGGCCGTGCTCAAGGAGTACGAGAAGGCCAAGGACATCACCCGCGAGCGTCTCTACCTGGAGGCCATGGAGGGAATCCTTCAGAACCCCGAGGTCGAGAAGCTGATCATGTCGGACAACGCCCTGAAGCAGTCCGTCCCCTACCTGCCGCTGGGTCAGTTGCCCAGAAGCGGCGCAACCGCAACGCCCAAGGCGACCAAGTAG
- the hflC gene encoding protease modulator HflC → MKKSTVTLIVLVILGTIVLTQSAFTVDQTEKAIVIQLGRPVGERALGPGLHFKLPLVQNVVYFDARILDFDAKPEEITTTDKKYMNVDSYSKWRIVDPLTFYTKVRTIQGAQARLDDIVRSQLRVALGRYTLIEVVSHKRQEIMDAVSSRSRELLEPYGIEVIDVRIKRTDLPAENARAIFGRMKAERERQAKQYRSEGREASAKIIATADKERAIILADAAKQAEIIRGEGDAQATKVYADALGRSPEFYAFTRSLEAYRKGFGKNARFILTPKSPFLKYMQ, encoded by the coding sequence ATGAAGAAATCAACCGTTACGCTCATCGTCCTGGTCATCCTCGGGACCATCGTCCTGACCCAGTCCGCCTTCACCGTGGACCAGACCGAAAAAGCCATCGTCATACAGCTCGGCCGTCCCGTCGGCGAGAGGGCTCTCGGCCCCGGCCTGCACTTCAAGCTGCCCCTGGTCCAGAACGTCGTCTATTTCGACGCCCGCATCCTGGACTTCGACGCCAAGCCCGAGGAGATCACCACCACGGACAAGAAGTACATGAACGTGGACTCCTACTCCAAGTGGCGCATCGTGGACCCGCTGACCTTCTACACCAAGGTGCGGACCATCCAGGGCGCCCAGGCGCGGCTGGACGATATCGTCCGCTCGCAGCTGCGCGTGGCCCTTGGCCGCTACACCCTGATCGAGGTCGTCTCCCACAAGCGCCAGGAGATCATGGACGCGGTCAGCTCGCGCTCCCGGGAACTGCTCGAGCCCTACGGCATCGAGGTGATCGACGTGCGCATCAAGCGCACCGACCTGCCCGCCGAGAACGCCCGGGCCATTTTCGGCAGAATGAAGGCCGAGCGTGAGCGCCAGGCCAAGCAGTACCGCTCGGAAGGGCGCGAGGCCTCGGCCAAGATCATCGCCACTGCCGACAAGGAGCGGGCCATCATCCTGGCGGACGCGGCCAAGCAGGCCGAGATCATCCGAGGCGAGGGTGATGCCCAGGCTACCAAGGTTTACGCCGACGCCCTCGGTCGTTCTCCGGAGTTTTATGCTTTCACTCGAAGCCTGGAAGCGTACCGCAAGGGCTTCGGCAAGAACGCGCGCTTCATTTTGACTCCGAAATCCCCGTTTTTGAAATACATGCAATAA
- a CDS encoding LexA family transcriptional regulator — MPKKKRQCDEAQLKWFEEALERIKKATGARTQVQLAEVLDVRQSSISDAKRRCSIPAEWLLKLYRSHGLDPDWLSEGLEPVYINESKGKIPADTLLKETPAPYGRMNSRGRVVPVSTMAGANKGGATWEPHPVEELSVPESFCRPKLQVIKVDSSAMEPIIGRGAFVGIDLDQKSHPDGDLCAVHFPHQGLTIRRVYMQGDTYLLKAENEKYSDLTIPAAEMDERTVGRVIWVLQNLSLM; from the coding sequence ATGCCGAAAAAGAAAAGACAATGTGACGAGGCGCAGCTAAAGTGGTTTGAAGAGGCCCTTGAGCGAATCAAGAAGGCCACCGGCGCCCGCACGCAGGTCCAGCTTGCCGAAGTTCTGGATGTGCGCCAGTCGTCAATCTCAGACGCCAAGCGCCGCTGTTCCATTCCTGCCGAGTGGCTGCTCAAACTCTATCGCAGCCACGGACTGGACCCGGACTGGCTTTCCGAGGGCCTGGAGCCGGTCTACATCAACGAGTCCAAGGGAAAGATCCCTGCGGACACCCTGCTCAAGGAGACTCCCGCCCCGTACGGCCGCATGAACTCCCGTGGCCGGGTAGTGCCCGTGTCTACCATGGCCGGCGCCAACAAGGGCGGAGCCACCTGGGAGCCGCATCCCGTGGAGGAGCTCTCGGTTCCCGAGTCCTTCTGCCGCCCCAAGCTGCAGGTGATCAAGGTCGACTCTTCCGCCATGGAGCCGATCATCGGTCGTGGCGCGTTCGTCGGAATTGATCTCGACCAGAAGAGTCACCCGGACGGAGACCTGTGCGCCGTGCACTTCCCGCACCAGGGGCTGACCATCCGCAGGGTCTACATGCAGGGCGACACCTATCTCCTGAAGGCGGAAAACGAAAAGTACTCCGACCTCACCATCCCTGCAGCGGAAATGGATGAACGCACCGTGGGTCGCGTCATCTGGGTTCTGCAAAACCTCTCACTCATGTAA
- the panB gene encoding 3-methyl-2-oxobutanoate hydroxymethyltransferase: MSTHTETPKTTKVSPMTAPAIQARKNGEKICCMTAYDYSSGVIADSAGMDLVLVGDSLAMVVLGYEDSLSVTMDEMIHHVRATRRGVKNALLVADMPFMSFRTVETALENAGRFIQEGGARAVKLEGGVPVVPQIQALTDAGIPVMAHIGLTPQHVAKFGGFKAQGKSVEAAKALIEDAQAVEAAGAFCVVVEAVPVEVAQLITDAVDIPTIGIGAGNVTDGQVLVYHDVLGLFDRFTPKFVRKYAQQGKEAIEVFGQYINDVRLGRFPGDKNTFYLSDDVAAQVRKIKVKKKK; this comes from the coding sequence ATGAGCACCCATACCGAAACTCCCAAGACGACAAAGGTCTCGCCCATGACGGCCCCGGCCATTCAGGCGCGCAAGAACGGCGAGAAAATATGCTGCATGACGGCCTATGACTACTCGTCCGGCGTCATCGCCGACAGTGCGGGCATGGATCTCGTCCTGGTGGGCGACTCCCTGGCCATGGTCGTGCTCGGCTATGAGGACTCCCTGTCCGTTACCATGGATGAGATGATCCACCACGTCCGTGCCACCCGCCGGGGAGTCAAGAACGCCCTCCTGGTGGCGGACATGCCGTTCATGTCCTTCCGCACGGTGGAAACGGCCCTGGAGAACGCGGGACGTTTCATTCAGGAAGGAGGGGCCAGGGCGGTCAAGCTGGAAGGCGGCGTGCCGGTGGTGCCACAGATTCAGGCTCTCACGGACGCGGGCATTCCGGTCATGGCTCATATCGGCCTGACCCCGCAGCATGTGGCCAAGTTCGGCGGGTTCAAGGCTCAGGGCAAGAGCGTTGAGGCGGCCAAGGCGCTCATCGAGGACGCCCAGGCAGTGGAGGCGGCAGGCGCCTTCTGCGTGGTGGTCGAGGCCGTTCCCGTGGAGGTGGCCCAGTTGATCACCGATGCGGTGGATATACCGACCATCGGCATCGGCGCGGGCAACGTCACCGACGGTCAGGTTCTGGTCTATCACGACGTGCTCGGCCTCTTCGACCGGTTCACGCCCAAGTTCGTCCGCAAGTACGCCCAGCAGGGCAAGGAAGCCATCGAGGTTTTCGGCCAGTACATCAACGACGTAAGGCTGGGGCGTTTTCCGGGTGACAAGAACACCTTCTACCTTTCCGACGACGTTGCCGCCCAGGTGCGCAAGATCAAGGTCAAGAAGAAGAAATAG
- a CDS encoding sensor histidine kinase, which yields MDKDNSLSKSELLYELRLQRLENLRLRERLGPCGEAPEVRRQLRYLESTALIDKAIRENTDMDRMMNGLMEVIRDIFGCDQAWLLHPCDPDADSWHVPYRSVDPAYPINFGPEEALPQTEDLAENFRLALKTPEPLPLGKENSVKEVPREAAEVEAKAALLIALHPKLGSPWLMGLHHCSGERTWTVEEKRMYQDITGRIADALSATLFYRNLEENRQRLKHLSSQLFRSQEEERRRVAGEIHDEVGQSILAIKIGIENALFLLEDAQESAKNSLRSASNLSREVIDTIRRMQTALFPPTLRDFGVTNALNGFLDDFSNIYSTMEVRRQIRINEELIPEQLRTPIFRLAQEALYNAGRHSGGDTVTVGLDHRCGSLVLEIEDNGVGFDPKKTLRYPDTRLGLGLTSMKERAELSGGLLKIDARPGRGTTIRVIWRLEESPWDVARML from the coding sequence ATGGACAAGGACAACTCCCTGAGCAAGAGCGAACTGCTCTACGAACTCCGCCTGCAGAGGCTGGAGAACCTCAGGCTGAGGGAACGGCTGGGGCCCTGCGGAGAGGCCCCCGAAGTCAGGCGGCAGCTCCGGTATCTCGAAAGCACGGCCCTCATCGACAAGGCCATCCGCGAGAACACGGACATGGACCGGATGATGAACGGCCTGATGGAAGTGATCCGGGACATCTTCGGCTGCGACCAGGCCTGGCTGCTCCATCCATGCGATCCTGACGCCGATTCCTGGCATGTGCCGTACCGCTCCGTTGACCCGGCCTATCCCATAAATTTCGGCCCGGAAGAGGCCCTGCCCCAAACCGAGGATCTGGCGGAAAACTTCCGGCTCGCCTTGAAAACTCCTGAGCCGCTTCCTCTGGGAAAGGAGAACAGCGTCAAGGAGGTTCCCCGGGAGGCAGCGGAGGTCGAAGCCAAAGCCGCACTGCTCATCGCCCTGCACCCCAAGCTGGGAAGCCCCTGGCTCATGGGCCTTCACCACTGCTCCGGCGAACGGACCTGGACCGTGGAGGAAAAGCGGATGTATCAGGACATCACCGGGCGCATTGCCGACGCCCTCTCGGCCACGCTCTTCTACCGCAATCTCGAAGAAAACCGCCAGCGCCTCAAGCACCTCTCCTCCCAGCTATTCCGTTCACAGGAAGAGGAGCGAAGAAGGGTGGCCGGAGAAATCCACGACGAAGTGGGACAGTCCATCCTGGCCATCAAGATCGGTATCGAAAACGCGCTCTTCCTCCTGGAGGACGCGCAGGAGTCCGCCAAGAACTCCCTGCGGAGCGCCTCCAACCTCTCCAGGGAAGTCATCGACACTATCCGCCGCATGCAGACCGCCCTGTTTCCGCCCACCCTGAGGGACTTCGGCGTCACCAACGCGCTCAATGGTTTTCTTGACGATTTCTCCAACATCTACTCCACGATGGAAGTGCGGCGGCAGATCCGCATCAATGAGGAGTTGATCCCGGAGCAGCTCCGAACCCCGATCTTCCGGCTGGCCCAGGAAGCCCTGTACAACGCGGGCAGACACAGTGGAGGGGACACGGTGACGGTGGGACTGGACCATCGCTGCGGGAGTCTGGTTCTGGAGATTGAGGATAACGGCGTGGGGTTCGACCCGAAAAAGACACTGCGCTATCCCGACACCCGGCTGGGCCTCGGGCTGACGAGCATGAAGGAGCGGGCCGAATTATCCGGCGGCCTGCTCAAGATTGACGCCCGGCCCGGACGCGGCACCACCATCCGTGTAATCTGGAGACTGGAAGAGTCGCCCTGGGACGTAGCCCGGATGCTCTGA
- the hemW gene encoding radical SAM family heme chaperone HemW, giving the protein MGRIYGEDVPVRPAFPTGTAKAEKPAGDGSKDLLLYIHVPFCRSRCHYCTFHSQSFNQVTFTWYHKLLLQEIELWGKRLNRPKLRTIYFGGGTPSLIPLQQMDMIMKALDKHFTLGPGMENTLEANPDSAQDVSYFRALLSMGFNRLSLGMQSLSDADLHLMGRPHSAAMTLASFEAARQAGFGNIGVDLIWGLPGQRLKGWIDQLTAVTNMRPEHISAYNLTLEEDTVMHKMCSEGGDFPLPPEREQGRMFIYGAEYLESMGYMHYEVSNFARMGFISRHNSGYWDGSDYLGLGPSAVSTIGRRRFSNPLYMDEYDAYVRGGLVGAEYETLTDEDRLKEMVMLSLRTSKGLDLKEFRKRAGFDLVKRRERLITALHRENLVRISHGFLRLTKNGMLVSNVIIRRLAFEE; this is encoded by the coding sequence ATGGGCAGAATATACGGCGAAGACGTACCGGTCAGGCCCGCTTTCCCCACCGGGACCGCCAAAGCCGAGAAACCGGCCGGCGACGGCAGCAAGGATTTGCTGCTTTACATCCACGTACCGTTCTGCCGCTCCCGCTGCCACTACTGCACCTTCCACTCCCAGTCCTTCAACCAGGTCACCTTCACCTGGTACCACAAGCTGCTGCTCCAGGAGATCGAGCTGTGGGGCAAGCGGCTGAACAGGCCGAAGCTCCGGACCATCTATTTCGGCGGCGGCACGCCCAGCCTGATTCCGCTCCAGCAGATGGACATGATCATGAAGGCGCTGGACAAGCACTTCACCCTGGGGCCGGGCATGGAGAACACCCTGGAGGCCAACCCGGACTCGGCCCAGGACGTCAGCTACTTCCGCGCCCTGCTCTCCATGGGCTTCAACCGCCTTTCTCTGGGCATGCAGAGCCTGAGCGACGCGGACCTGCACCTGATGGGCCGCCCGCACTCGGCGGCCATGACCCTGGCCTCTTTCGAGGCCGCCCGCCAGGCCGGGTTCGGCAACATCGGGGTGGATCTCATCTGGGGACTGCCGGGACAACGCCTCAAGGGCTGGATCGACCAGCTCACCGCCGTGACCAACATGCGGCCCGAGCACATCTCCGCCTACAACCTGACCCTTGAAGAAGACACCGTCATGCACAAGATGTGCTCCGAGGGCGGCGACTTCCCGCTTCCTCCGGAACGGGAGCAGGGACGCATGTTCATCTACGGCGCGGAGTACCTGGAATCCATGGGCTACATGCACTACGAGGTCTCCAATTTCGCGCGCATGGGCTTTATCTCCCGGCACAACTCGGGCTACTGGGACGGCTCGGACTATCTGGGCCTGGGGCCGTCCGCCGTGTCCACCATCGGCAGACGCCGCTTCAGCAACCCGCTCTACATGGACGAGTACGACGCCTACGTACGCGGCGGCCTGGTTGGAGCGGAGTACGAAACCCTGACCGACGAGGACCGGCTCAAGGAGATGGTCATGCTCTCCCTGCGTACATCCAAGGGGCTGGACCTGAAGGAGTTTCGGAAGCGGGCCGGTTTCGACCTGGTCAAACGGCGGGAGCGGCTGATCACGGCCCTGCACCGGGAAAATCTTGTCCGCATCAGCCACGGGTTCCTGCGCCTGACCAAAAACGGCATGCTCGTCTCCAACGTGATCATCCGCCGCCTGGCCTTCGAGGAGTAG
- a CDS encoding epoxyqueuosine reductase QueH, translating to MSTRLLLHICCGPCSITTLQTLQDQGHDVTGLFYNPNIHPLTEYVKRRDGCLQVAERFGINVIVKDDEYRPQEWFRAVAHRENNRCFHCYAGRLERTAQIARRGNFDFFTSTLLYSKHQKHDDIAALGRDLATSKTRFLYHDFREGWSEGIETSKEWGIYRQQYCGCLYSENERHQRELRRS from the coding sequence ATGAGTACACGACTGCTGCTGCACATCTGTTGCGGCCCCTGTTCCATCACCACGCTGCAGACACTGCAGGACCAGGGGCACGACGTTACCGGGCTGTTTTACAACCCGAACATCCACCCGCTCACGGAATACGTGAAGCGGCGGGACGGCTGTTTGCAGGTAGCTGAACGGTTCGGCATCAACGTCATCGTCAAGGACGACGAATACAGGCCGCAGGAGTGGTTCCGCGCCGTTGCCCACCGGGAGAACAACCGCTGTTTCCACTGCTACGCAGGACGGCTGGAGCGCACGGCCCAGATAGCGCGGCGCGGCAACTTCGATTTCTTCACCTCCACCCTGCTCTACTCCAAGCACCAGAAGCACGATGACATCGCGGCCCTGGGCCGGGACCTGGCCACCTCCAAAACCCGGTTCCTGTACCACGACTTCCGCGAAGGCTGGAGCGAGGGCATCGAAACCTCCAAGGAATGGGGGATCTACCGCCAGCAATACTGCGGCTGTCTGTACAGCGAAAACGAACGGCACCAACGGGAGCTCCGCCGCTCATGA
- a CDS encoding DUF1641 domain-containing protein, with amino-acid sequence MKREDEILERLDRLEALMTPLAESARTMSEFKEELAPRVNELVRHVIVELAEIDSDFQLSDLTRLGKDMLRNIRNIDFALNQMKNLIDFVQTAEPLMKITVPHYINRLDELEQKGVFALLRTGLATLEKLAETYSPEEIEEICATLVKLTGVLRKLGSPEAAGFVEHMASLPGRVDLSRAEAVGAMDLFRAMGDEEVRKGLGVLMQLTKAMAPA; translated from the coding sequence ATGAAGCGGGAAGACGAAATTCTCGAACGGCTCGACCGACTAGAGGCGCTCATGACCCCGCTGGCGGAGTCCGCCCGCACCATGAGCGAGTTCAAGGAGGAGCTGGCGCCGCGCGTCAACGAACTTGTCCGGCACGTCATTGTGGAGCTGGCCGAAATCGACTCCGACTTCCAGCTCTCGGACCTTACCCGGCTGGGCAAGGACATGCTGCGCAACATCCGCAATATCGACTTCGCCCTCAACCAGATGAAGAATCTCATCGACTTCGTGCAGACCGCCGAGCCGCTGATGAAGATCACGGTGCCGCACTACATCAACCGTCTCGACGAGCTGGAGCAAAAGGGCGTGTTCGCCCTGCTCCGCACCGGCCTCGCCACTCTGGAGAAACTGGCTGAGACTTACTCGCCCGAAGAGATCGAGGAAATCTGCGCCACGCTCGTCAAGCTGACCGGCGTGCTGCGCAAGCTCGGCTCGCCCGAAGCCGCAGGCTTCGTGGAGCACATGGCCTCCCTGCCCGGCAGGGTGGACCTCTCCCGGGCCGAGGCCGTGGGCGCCATGGACCTGTTCCGCGCCATGGGCGACGAAGAGGTGCGCAAGGGCCTTGGCGTGCTCATGCAGCTGACCAAGGCCATGGCCCCCGCCTGA
- the sqr gene encoding type III sulfide quinone reductase, selenoprotein subtype gives MRKIVIIGAGAGGTMVANLLRKELDEEEFEITIIDRDEKHHYQPGYLFIPFGIYSKNDVLKPKREFIPEGVEFVLDTVVRVDAKGRKVETLKGAYDYDWLVIASGARIDPSEVDGMMDGWRDSVFDFYSLGGALALRKELKYFSEGKIVLNIADVPYKCPIAPLEFVFMADWFFTTAGVRDKVDIELVTPLDGVFTKPVATKALTKLAERKNIIVTTQFALDNVDAKNKQIESADGRKVGYDLLVSIPPNLGDKCILDSGMGDPMGFMQTDNHTLKAEGMDRVFVIGDATNVPASKAGSTAHYQSTTVVNNLIREIDGHEAKPTFDGHATCFLASGFEKAVLLDFNYTVEPLPGMFPFPGIGPFDLLKESLGNYWGKMMFRWVYWNLMMKGLELPLEPEMSLAGKVRRYVEKEG, from the coding sequence ATGAGGAAAATAGTGATCATCGGTGCGGGCGCGGGCGGCACCATGGTGGCCAACCTGCTCAGAAAGGAACTCGACGAGGAGGAGTTCGAGATCACCATCATCGACCGGGACGAAAAACACCACTACCAGCCGGGCTATCTCTTCATCCCCTTCGGCATATACTCCAAGAACGACGTACTCAAACCAAAACGGGAGTTCATTCCCGAGGGCGTGGAGTTCGTGCTCGACACGGTGGTGCGGGTGGACGCCAAGGGCCGCAAGGTGGAGACCCTAAAGGGAGCCTACGACTACGACTGGCTGGTCATCGCCTCGGGAGCGCGCATAGACCCCTCCGAAGTGGACGGCATGATGGACGGCTGGCGAGACTCGGTCTTCGACTTCTACTCTCTGGGCGGTGCCCTGGCCCTGCGAAAGGAGCTCAAGTATTTCTCCGAGGGAAAGATCGTCCTGAACATCGCGGACGTGCCCTACAAATGCCCCATCGCCCCCCTGGAGTTCGTGTTCATGGCCGATTGGTTCTTCACCACGGCCGGGGTGCGCGACAAGGTGGACATCGAACTGGTAACCCCGCTGGACGGCGTGTTCACCAAGCCCGTGGCCACCAAGGCCCTGACCAAACTGGCCGAGCGCAAGAACATCATCGTCACCACCCAGTTCGCCCTGGACAACGTGGACGCCAAGAACAAGCAGATCGAGTCCGCGGACGGGCGCAAGGTCGGCTACGACCTGCTCGTCTCCATCCCCCCCAACCTCGGGGACAAGTGTATCCTCGACTCCGGTATGGGCGACCCCATGGGCTTCATGCAGACCGACAACCACACCCTCAAGGCCGAGGGGATGGACCGCGTCTTCGTCATCGGCGACGCCACCAACGTCCCGGCCTCCAAGGCCGGGTCAACGGCCCATTACCAGTCCACCACCGTGGTCAACAACCTGATCCGCGAGATCGACGGGCACGAGGCCAAACCCACCTTCGACGGCCACGCCACCTGTTTCCTCGCCTCGGGCTTTGAGAAGGCCGTACTCCTGGACTTCAACTACACGGTTGAACCGCTGCCGGGCATGTTCCCGTTCCCGGGCATCGGCCCCTTCGACCTGCTCAAGGAGTCCCTGGGCAACTACTGGGGCAAGATGATGTTCCGCTGGGTCTACTGGAACCTGATGATGAAGGGGCTCGAGCTGCCTCTGGAACCGGAGATGAGCCTGGCCGGCAAGGTGCGCCGGTACGTGGAAAAGGAGGGCTAG